TTCGCGGTAAAACGGTTCAGGAACTTTTGGGTTAAGGAGGGTATTCAATGGCAAAGCTCAAAATTACTCTTACCAGAAGCCTGATTGGCAGACCTGAAGATCAACGTGCTACTGTCCGGGCTTTGGGTTTAGGTAAAACCAACAGTGTGAAAGTACAGGATGACAATGCGGTTATCAGAGGGATGATCCGCAAAGTGGAACATCTTGTCAGTGTTGAAGAAGTGCAAGACTAGTTCAAGGAGGTGCTACGCATGAAATTACACGAATTAGCTCCGGCCCCTGGATCGAAGAAGGTTCGTACCCGTGTTGGCCGTGGTCTTGGTTCCGGTCTTGGCAAGACATCCGGAAAAGGTCATAAAGGGCAGAAAGCCCGTGCCGGCGGCGGTGTTCGTACCGGCTTTGAAGGCGGCCAAATGCCGATTTACCGCAGACTGCCGAAACGTGGTTTCTATAATAAATTCGCCAAAGAATTTGCTGAAGTCAACGTTTCCGATCTCAACCGCTTTGACAACGGCGCTGTCGTAGATCCGGTCGCTTTAATCGAAATTGGCATTTTGAAAAATGTCCGTGACGGTGTTCGCATTTTAGGCAACGGCGAACTGGAAAAATCACTTACTGTAATCGCCAACGGCTTTACCAAGTCAGCAGCCGAAAAAATTGCAGCGGCTGGCGGAAAAGTCGAGGTGATCTAAGGTGCTTTCAGGCCTGTCCAATATACTCAAGATTACTGAGCTCAGACAAAAAATTGTATTTACGCTGGCAATGTTCTTAGTGTTTCGCGCCGGCACACATATACCCGTTCCGGGCGTCAATCCCGCCGTTATTGAACAGCTGTTTACCAGCGGCAACCTGTTTGGCCTGCTGGACATGTTCTCCGGCGGCGCATTAAGTAAGTTCTCAGTGTTTGCAATGAGTATTACGCCTTATATCAACGCTTCGATTATTATGCAGCTGTTAACAGTTGTTGTACCGAAGTTTGAGCAGTGGGCGAAGGAAGGCGAAGAAGGGCGAAAGAAAATCACCCAGATTACTCGCTATGGCACAGTGCTGCTGGGGTTTATTCAGGCCATTGGAATGGCTTTCGGTTTGAAAGCAGCTATCGTCAGCCCGGGGATCGGCCCGATTTTGCTGATCGCGATAACACTGAC
The Dendrosporobacter quercicolus genome window above contains:
- the rpmD gene encoding 50S ribosomal protein L30; amino-acid sequence: MAKLKITLTRSLIGRPEDQRATVRALGLGKTNSVKVQDDNAVIRGMIRKVEHLVSVEEVQD
- the rplO gene encoding 50S ribosomal protein L15 — its product is MKLHELAPAPGSKKVRTRVGRGLGSGLGKTSGKGHKGQKARAGGGVRTGFEGGQMPIYRRLPKRGFYNKFAKEFAEVNVSDLNRFDNGAVVDPVALIEIGILKNVRDGVRILGNGELEKSLTVIANGFTKSAAEKIAAAGGKVEVI